One genomic window of Pseudomonas sp. LFM046 includes the following:
- a CDS encoding sulfite reductase flavoprotein subunit alpha codes for MKKTLFQLHWLFGISAGLVLALMGITGAAYSFQEEILRLLNAETLTVQVREGGVLPPAELVSRIEAAEGKKVNGLWVETRDDHAARVFFSPPPGERRGPMRYFDPYTGELLGQPTGQQFFNLMLQLHRYLAMGDFGQQITAASTLILIFFCLSGLYLRWPRKATHWRAWLTLDWSRKGRSFNWDLHAVAGTWCLVFYLLAALTGLSWSYGWYREGLNRLLSDAPAGQQGKPGERRGEGRGRPDMQAPSGPPLVVDYDAVWNAIRDTAGPAMTAYNLRLPPVGGKPATVFYLLDDAEHSRALNQITLDPATGKVTRSERYNDKSFKAQLLTSIYALHVGEYFGLTGRILVTLASLTMPLFFVTGWLLYLDRRRKKRAVKAARGGLADSGGKDSWLIGFASQSGFAEQLAWQSAGQLQAAGLPVRVEPLAALDGGTLAQARNALFVVSTFGDGEAPDGARGFERKVLGQASQLAGLRFAVLALGDRQYDQFCGFGRRLQTWLKGQGASQLFDPVEVDNGDGAALQHWQQQLAQVSGSAMLTPWSGSAFESWTLEGREHLNPGSQGESTWLLRLRAPTGSQVDWQAGDLVEILPCQAEPVIEAWLEQHHLDGDAQVELDGLRQPLRRALAGRLLPNSFEHLVGLQPQALVQALIGLSVRQYSIASLPSDGVLELIVRQEQHADGSLGIASGWLTHFLAEGAVVPLRLRRNSRFHLIDEDRPLIFIGNGTGLAGLRGLVKAAIAAGRHRNWLLFGERNEAYDFYCRDELQGWLARSELQRLDLAFSRDQAEKVYVQDRLREAADELQSWLAQGATLYVCGSLQGMAEGVDRALRDILGDAALEQLSDEGRYRRDVY; via the coding sequence TTGAAGAAGACCCTGTTCCAGCTGCACTGGCTGTTCGGAATCAGTGCCGGACTGGTACTGGCCCTGATGGGCATCACCGGGGCGGCCTACAGCTTCCAGGAGGAGATCCTCCGCCTGCTCAATGCAGAGACCCTCACCGTGCAGGTGCGCGAGGGCGGTGTGCTGCCCCCGGCTGAGCTGGTGAGCAGGATCGAGGCGGCCGAAGGCAAGAAGGTCAACGGCCTCTGGGTGGAAACCCGCGATGACCACGCCGCCCGCGTCTTCTTCTCCCCGCCGCCCGGCGAACGCCGTGGCCCGATGCGTTATTTCGATCCCTATACCGGCGAGCTGCTGGGGCAGCCGACCGGTCAGCAGTTCTTCAACCTGATGCTGCAACTGCACCGCTACCTCGCCATGGGCGACTTCGGCCAGCAGATCACCGCCGCGTCCACCCTGATCCTGATCTTCTTCTGCCTCTCCGGCCTCTACCTGCGCTGGCCTCGCAAGGCCACCCACTGGCGCGCCTGGCTGACCCTGGACTGGTCGCGCAAGGGGCGCAGCTTCAACTGGGACCTGCATGCCGTGGCAGGCACCTGGTGCCTGGTGTTCTATCTCCTGGCGGCATTGACTGGCCTGTCCTGGTCGTACGGGTGGTACCGCGAAGGCCTCAATCGCCTGCTGTCCGATGCGCCTGCCGGCCAGCAGGGCAAACCGGGCGAGCGCCGTGGCGAAGGCCGGGGCCGCCCCGATATGCAAGCACCGTCCGGCCCGCCGCTGGTGGTGGACTATGACGCGGTGTGGAACGCCATCCGCGACACCGCCGGCCCTGCAATGACGGCCTACAACCTGCGCCTACCCCCGGTGGGCGGCAAGCCGGCCACCGTGTTCTACCTGCTGGATGACGCCGAGCACTCCCGCGCCCTGAATCAGATCACCCTCGATCCGGCGACCGGCAAGGTGACGCGCAGTGAGCGTTACAACGACAAGAGCTTCAAGGCCCAACTGCTGACCAGCATCTATGCCCTGCATGTTGGCGAATACTTCGGCCTGACCGGCCGCATCCTGGTGACGCTGGCCAGCCTCACCATGCCGCTGTTCTTCGTCACCGGTTGGCTGCTCTACCTCGACCGCCGTCGCAAGAAGCGGGCGGTCAAGGCGGCCCGTGGCGGTCTGGCCGACAGTGGCGGCAAGGATTCCTGGCTGATCGGCTTCGCCAGCCAGAGCGGCTTTGCCGAGCAACTGGCCTGGCAGAGCGCCGGCCAGCTCCAGGCCGCCGGCCTGCCGGTGCGGGTCGAACCCTTGGCCGCGCTGGATGGCGGCACCCTGGCCCAGGCGCGCAATGCGCTCTTCGTGGTCAGCACCTTCGGTGACGGCGAGGCTCCAGACGGCGCCCGCGGCTTCGAGCGCAAGGTGCTCGGCCAGGCTTCCCAGCTCGCCGGCCTGCGCTTCGCCGTGCTGGCCCTCGGTGACCGCCAGTACGATCAGTTCTGCGGGTTTGGCCGGCGTCTGCAAACCTGGCTGAAAGGGCAGGGCGCGAGTCAGTTGTTCGATCCCGTGGAAGTGGACAATGGCGATGGTGCTGCCCTGCAGCACTGGCAGCAGCAACTGGCCCAGGTGTCCGGCAGCGCCATGCTGACGCCCTGGAGCGGTTCGGCCTTCGAAAGCTGGACCCTGGAAGGCCGTGAACACCTCAATCCGGGCAGTCAGGGCGAGTCCACCTGGCTGCTTCGCTTGCGTGCGCCGACGGGCAGCCAGGTGGATTGGCAGGCCGGTGACCTGGTGGAAATCCTCCCGTGCCAAGCCGAACCGGTCATCGAGGCCTGGCTCGAGCAGCACCACCTCGACGGCGACGCCCAGGTGGAACTGGACGGCCTGCGGCAGCCCCTGCGCCGCGCCCTGGCGGGGCGCCTGCTGCCGAACTCCTTCGAGCATCTGGTTGGCCTTCAGCCCCAGGCTCTGGTGCAGGCGCTGATCGGTCTGTCGGTGCGCCAGTACTCCATTGCGTCCCTGCCCAGTGACGGAGTCCTGGAGTTGATCGTGCGCCAGGAGCAGCACGCGGACGGCAGCCTGGGCATCGCCTCCGGCTGGCTGACCCATTTCCTGGCAGAAGGCGCCGTGGTGCCCCTGCGCTTGCGCCGCAACAGCCGCTTCCACCTGATCGACGAAGACCGCCCACTGATCTTCATCGGCAATGGCACGGGCCTCGCGGGCCTGCGTGGCCTGGTCAAGGCCGCTATCGCCGCAGGCCGTCACCGCAACTGGCTGCTGTTCGGCGAGCGCAACGAGGCGTATGACTTCTACTGCCGCGACGAGCTGCAAGGCTGGCTGGCTCGGAGCGAACTGCAGCGCCTGGACCTCGCCTTCTCCCGCGACCAGGCCGAGAAGGTCTACGTGCAGGACCGCCTGCGCGAAGCCGCCGATGAACTGCAGAGCTGGCTGGCACAGGGGGCGACTCTCTATGTCTGCGGCAGCCTGCAGGGCATGGCCGAAGGCGTCGACCGCGCGCTGCGCGACATTCTCGGCGATGCGGCGTTGGAACAGCTGAGCGACGAGGGCCGCTACCGTCGCGATGTGTACTGA
- a CDS encoding 5-oxoprolinase subunit PxpA → MNRRILLNCDMGESFGAWRMGDDEHAMPLVDQANLACGFHAADPLTMQRTVELALRHNVRIGAHPAYPDLAGFGRRHMACSPEEVRAQVLYQIGALEAFCRAAGTQVGYVKPHGALYNDLVRDDALLAAVLDACASYRKGLPLMVLALADNTRELQLADAADVPLMFEAFADRAYLADGQLAPRRLAGAVHHDPERILDQALAIAAGEPFPDIDGKPLRLTADSLCVHGDNPESLAVLRRLRGKLDAL, encoded by the coding sequence ATGAACAGACGAATCCTCTTGAACTGCGACATGGGTGAAAGCTTCGGCGCCTGGCGCATGGGTGACGACGAGCACGCCATGCCGCTGGTGGACCAGGCGAACCTGGCCTGCGGCTTCCACGCCGCCGATCCCCTGACCATGCAGCGCACGGTGGAACTGGCGTTGCGGCACAACGTGCGGATCGGGGCCCATCCGGCCTACCCGGACCTCGCCGGCTTCGGCCGTCGCCACATGGCCTGCTCGCCTGAAGAAGTCCGCGCCCAGGTGCTCTACCAGATCGGTGCGCTGGAAGCCTTCTGCCGGGCGGCGGGCACCCAGGTGGGCTACGTGAAACCCCATGGCGCCCTGTACAACGACCTGGTCCGTGACGATGCCCTGCTGGCCGCTGTGCTGGATGCCTGCGCCAGTTACCGCAAGGGCTTGCCGTTGATGGTGCTGGCACTGGCGGACAACACGCGCGAGCTGCAACTGGCCGACGCCGCCGACGTGCCGCTGATGTTCGAGGCCTTCGCCGATCGCGCCTACCTCGCCGATGGCCAGTTGGCGCCCCGGCGACTGGCTGGCGCGGTGCACCATGACCCGGAGCGCATCCTCGACCAGGCCCTGGCCATCGCCGCCGGTGAGCCATTCCCGGATATCGACGGCAAACCCCTGCGGCTGACCGCCGACAGCCTCTGCGTGCATGGCGACAACCCCGAATCCCTGGCGGTGCTGCGCCGACTGCGAGGCAAACTGGACGCCCTATGA
- the pxpB gene encoding 5-oxoprolinase subunit PxpB, protein MIRLEPAGAEALLLVLAEEPDALLPQRIAVLAETLRQHFGHLLVDVVPGWTTLLLHYDLSRTDHQALTRHIEPLLEDWLSAPVSGDAGRLHEIPIWYCGEDLAWIAESCGLSTDQVVDIHSSAEYRVGAIGFSPGFAYLGGLDSRLALPRRSSPRIRVPAGSLAIAERQTAIYPQASPGGWHLLGLCPWVLFDAHREPPCPLALGDRVRFVAIDEARYRAEGGEA, encoded by the coding sequence ATGATCCGCCTCGAACCCGCCGGCGCCGAAGCCTTGCTGCTGGTGCTGGCTGAAGAACCGGATGCGCTTTTGCCCCAACGCATCGCCGTGCTGGCAGAGACCCTGCGCCAGCACTTCGGCCACCTGCTGGTGGACGTTGTGCCCGGCTGGACCACCTTGCTGCTGCACTACGACCTGAGCCGCACCGACCACCAGGCCCTGACCCGTCATATCGAGCCCCTGCTGGAAGACTGGCTTTCAGCGCCGGTCAGCGGCGACGCTGGTCGGCTGCACGAAATCCCCATCTGGTACTGCGGCGAAGACCTTGCCTGGATCGCCGAATCCTGCGGCTTGTCCACGGACCAGGTGGTGGATATCCACAGCAGTGCCGAGTACCGCGTGGGCGCCATCGGCTTTTCCCCCGGCTTCGCTTACCTGGGCGGTCTGGATTCACGCCTCGCCCTGCCGCGCCGGAGCAGCCCGCGCATTCGTGTGCCCGCGGGCAGCCTGGCCATCGCCGAACGCCAGACGGCCATCTATCCACAGGCCTCCCCCGGCGGCTGGCACCTGCTCGGGCTCTGTCCCTGGGTTCTGTTCGATGCCCATCGCGAGCCGCCTTGCCCGCTGGCGCTGGGGGACAGGGTGCGCTTCGTCGCCATTGACGAAGCCCGCTACCGCGCTGAAGGAGGCGAAGCATGA
- a CDS encoding biotin-dependent carboxyltransferase family protein — protein sequence MSGLRVVKAGPLSLLQDAGRLGWQHLGVSPAGPMDPLAAAWANRLLDNSRTCAVLEIALGGVELEAEEALWVALAGADMPLTVDNEPRLNWSRFRLEAGQRLRIGFARSGQRIYLALVDGIRAEPVLGSVACQMREGLGGLDGEGSRLVEGDVLMGGAGEFSSGASVPWPWQPDYKAAQLLRVLIGGDAASFAEEQARAFFEQPWQLSPQSDRMGARLQGDPILAPHRQWSQGVVSGAIQVPPDGQPIVLMADRQTMGGYPILGWVHPLDLGRLAQCPANQVLRFIAMSLEDAQDELREFYRFFGR from the coding sequence ATGAGCGGCTTGCGGGTGGTCAAGGCCGGCCCCCTGAGCCTGCTGCAGGACGCCGGCCGACTGGGCTGGCAACACCTTGGCGTCTCTCCGGCCGGTCCCATGGACCCCTTGGCCGCGGCGTGGGCCAACCGGCTGCTGGACAATTCCCGGACGTGCGCGGTGCTGGAAATCGCCCTGGGCGGAGTGGAACTGGAGGCGGAAGAGGCGCTCTGGGTGGCGCTGGCCGGTGCCGACATGCCGCTGACGGTGGACAACGAACCGCGCCTCAACTGGTCGAGATTCCGCCTGGAAGCGGGTCAGCGCCTGCGGATCGGGTTCGCCCGCAGTGGTCAGCGGATTTACCTGGCGCTGGTGGACGGCATTCGCGCCGAACCGGTACTGGGCAGCGTCGCCTGCCAGATGCGCGAGGGCCTTGGCGGGCTGGATGGCGAAGGTAGCCGACTGGTTGAGGGTGATGTGCTCATGGGCGGTGCCGGTGAGTTCTCCTCGGGCGCCAGCGTGCCCTGGCCGTGGCAGCCGGACTACAAGGCCGCGCAACTGCTACGGGTGCTGATCGGCGGTGACGCGGCCAGCTTCGCTGAGGAACAGGCGCGGGCATTCTTCGAACAGCCCTGGCAGCTCAGCCCGCAGTCCGACCGAATGGGCGCGCGGCTCCAGGGGGACCCCATCCTCGCCCCGCATCGGCAGTGGTCTCAAGGCGTGGTCAGCGGCGCGATCCAGGTGCCGCCGGACGGACAGCCCATCGTGCTCATGGCCGACCGCCAGACCATGGGCGGCTATCCCATCCTCGGCTGGGTACACCCGCTCGACCTTGGGCGCCTGGCGCAATGCCCGGCGAACCAGGTGCTGCGTTTCATCGCCATGAGCCTGGAAGATGCCCAGGACGAGTTGCGGGAGTTCTATCGGTTCTTTGGGCGGTAG
- a CDS encoding Lrp/AsnC family transcriptional regulator: MPKLKLDALDHRILAALQRDGRLSNVQLADEIGLSASPCLRRVRLLEEAGVIRGYHASLDRDEVGLGLTVFVGIKVERHHQEQADAFREAVINLPEVISVHLVSGESDFLLQVVVPDLRAYEHFLTGTLLRLPGVSDIRSNFAIQTVKAPSPLPLNHLPK, translated from the coding sequence ATGCCAAAACTCAAACTCGACGCTCTGGACCACCGGATTCTCGCCGCCCTGCAGCGCGACGGGCGCCTCAGCAACGTGCAACTGGCAGATGAAATCGGCCTGTCCGCCTCCCCCTGCCTGCGTCGGGTACGTCTACTGGAAGAGGCCGGAGTGATCCGTGGCTACCACGCCAGCCTGGACCGCGACGAAGTCGGCCTGGGGCTGACGGTATTCGTCGGGATCAAGGTGGAGCGCCACCATCAGGAACAGGCCGATGCATTCCGCGAGGCGGTGATCAACCTGCCGGAAGTGATCTCGGTGCATCTGGTTTCGGGGGAGTCGGACTTCCTGCTGCAGGTGGTGGTGCCGGACCTGCGCGCCTACGAACACTTCCTCACCGGCACCCTGCTCAGGCTTCCCGGGGTCAGCGATATCCGCAGCAACTTCGCCATCCAGACAGTGAAGGCGCCGTCGCCTTTGCCGCTAAATCACCTGCCGAAATAG